A window of Microcystis aeruginosa FD4 contains these coding sequences:
- a CDS encoding toxin-antitoxin system protein translates to MPELKISISEAAHKTLLALVDSSGDTLPTVLDKAIENYRRYVFLVQANEAFAALGKNETLWQEEISERQTWGQTLADGVEG, encoded by the coding sequence ATGCCTGAATTAAAAATTAGTATTAGTGAGGCTGCCCACAAAACGCTGTTAGCACTTGTTGACTCCTCTGGGGATACGCTCCCAACAGTATTAGACAAAGCCATCGAAAATTATCGCAGATATGTTTTTCTAGTTCAAGCGAATGAAGCCTTCGCCGCCTTAGGGAAGAATGAGACTTTATGGCAAGAGGAAATTTCTGAAAGGCAGACATGGGGGCAAACTCTCGCTGATGGAGTAGAAGGGTAG
- a CDS encoding NAD(P)/FAD-dependent oxidoreductase gives MNKPITKICILGGGFGGLYTALDLSRLTAVKSGQWQITLVEPKEHFLFTPLLYELITGELQRWEIAPSYRQLLTGTQVNLKTQKASNIDLNNRQVYLENEEILAYDYLVLAVGVRNRWPAIPGLADYGLTFRSLEDVERLQTAIHDLETQGKSSINLAIIGGGPNGVELACKVADRLGKKGKVHLVERNEEILQNFPKSVRVASYRSLLAKNVSIYLNTGLKEVTANSITVFKDNTNEFISIDLLLWTAGTQAQDWINNLDCQKTAQGKLLTRSSLQLLDYTEVFAVGDIAEIYPNKQVIPATAQAAYQAASVVAKNISAVIRKKSPQPYYYLHLGDMLTLGKQSALVSSFGINITGRLADIMRRFVYILRLPSKRHQLKVFQHWAKKILLRLRYSQVLSNTKSVEYRLHIRRGKRQKGE, from the coding sequence ATGAATAAACCTATAACTAAGATTTGCATTCTGGGAGGTGGTTTTGGTGGTTTATACACGGCACTCGATTTGAGTCGATTAACAGCAGTAAAATCGGGTCAATGGCAAATAACTTTAGTCGAACCAAAAGAACATTTTCTCTTTACTCCCCTTCTCTATGAACTGATTACAGGAGAATTGCAACGCTGGGAAATTGCCCCCTCCTACCGTCAATTATTAACAGGAACTCAGGTTAATTTAAAAACTCAAAAAGCCAGTAATATTGACTTAAATAATCGTCAAGTATATTTAGAAAATGAGGAAATTTTAGCTTACGATTACCTCGTTTTAGCGGTGGGAGTTCGCAATCGTTGGCCGGCTATACCGGGGTTAGCTGATTATGGGCTAACTTTTCGGAGTTTAGAGGATGTGGAAAGATTACAAACGGCAATTCATGACTTAGAAACTCAAGGAAAATCCTCAATTAATTTAGCAATTATTGGCGGCGGTCCCAATGGGGTAGAATTAGCCTGTAAGGTGGCTGATCGTTTAGGAAAAAAAGGCAAAGTTCACCTAGTGGAAAGGAACGAGGAAATACTGCAAAACTTCCCTAAATCCGTGCGTGTTGCTTCCTATCGTTCCCTTTTAGCCAAGAATGTTAGTATCTATTTAAACACGGGATTAAAGGAAGTTACCGCTAATTCCATAACCGTATTTAAAGATAATACAAATGAATTCATCTCCATTGATTTATTATTGTGGACAGCAGGAACCCAAGCACAGGATTGGATCAATAATTTAGATTGTCAGAAAACAGCACAAGGCAAATTATTAACCCGTTCCAGTTTACAATTATTGGACTATACCGAAGTTTTTGCCGTTGGGGATATAGCCGAAATTTATCCTAATAAACAGGTAATTCCTGCCACAGCACAGGCAGCCTATCAAGCAGCCAGTGTAGTAGCCAAAAATATCTCGGCAGTGATCAGAAAAAAATCGCCCCAACCCTATTATTATCTGCATTTAGGAGATATGTTAACCCTGGGTAAACAATCAGCCCTTGTCTCCAGTTTTGGCATTAATATTACTGGTAGATTAGCCGATATAATGCGTCGATTTGTCTATATACTGCGTTTACCCAGCAAACGCCATCAATTGAAAGTGTTTCAACATTGGGCAAAAAAAATTCTTCTCCGACTCCGTTATTCACAGGTGTTATCTAATACTAAATCCGTTGAGTATAGGCTACATATCAGGAGAGGAAAAAGGCAAAAGGGAGAATAA
- a CDS encoding MBOAT family O-acyltransferase yields the protein MNYSDFIFWWILILFSVPFLTARYIAKSFNLWRGVFDGVGLAALSLILFYYASRTSFLVFIVSLAFNYIMVWLVLKMSGWKANLLATIVIVIDILVLAYFKYFGFFVQEVIGLFVSLPPNWKELSPIPVPTQIPPGVSFYTFQMVAFVVDSLREKKKKPLAVLDYVNFISFFPQIVAGPIERRRDLLPQIESFRLKFTGENFEKGLRWLSLGLFMKFVLADNLAPYIELDKMIDNAWYIWFEAFLFTLRIYFDFGGYSFIAVGLAYFVGIRLELNFLAPYTSQSINEFWRRWHITLSTWFRDYVFLPLMGSNKNWAPFYLFITFTLSGFWHGAAWNFIFWGAYHGALLLLLRYLGRPFYAFVGKYVSQPQIVSWALTQLAVIFGCLFFMEINTRRLIGKMLVIANPFNYSLANIGEIFSSYSLNQGAVLSVALVLGIIVLILEHLAIAQKKFEYELLLSPWLSKILLGLTILLASTNTGDFIYFEF from the coding sequence TTGAATTACTCTGATTTTATATTTTGGTGGATATTAATCCTTTTTAGCGTTCCTTTCTTAACGGCACGCTATATAGCGAAGTCCTTCAATCTCTGGCGAGGTGTTTTTGATGGGGTCGGATTAGCGGCGCTGTCCCTAATCCTGTTTTATTACGCCAGTCGCACCAGTTTCCTCGTTTTCATCGTCTCCCTAGCCTTTAACTACATTATGGTCTGGCTAGTGCTGAAAATGAGCGGCTGGAAGGCGAATCTCCTCGCTACTATCGTTATCGTCATCGATATTCTTGTCCTCGCCTACTTCAAGTATTTCGGCTTTTTTGTCCAGGAAGTCATCGGATTGTTCGTTTCTCTCCCCCCTAACTGGAAGGAACTTTCCCCAATCCCCGTGCCTACCCAAATACCGCCGGGGGTATCCTTTTATACCTTCCAGATGGTGGCTTTCGTGGTGGACTCCCTACGGGAAAAGAAAAAGAAACCCCTAGCCGTCCTCGATTATGTCAATTTTATCTCCTTTTTCCCGCAAATTGTCGCAGGTCCGATCGAGCGTCGCCGGGATTTATTACCACAAATTGAATCCTTTCGTCTCAAATTTACAGGAGAAAACTTCGAGAAGGGTTTGCGTTGGCTTTCCCTCGGTTTATTTATGAAATTTGTCCTCGCCGATAACCTTGCTCCCTACATCGAATTAGATAAGATGATTGACAATGCTTGGTATATCTGGTTTGAGGCCTTTTTATTCACCCTGAGAATCTATTTTGACTTCGGCGGTTATAGCTTTATTGCTGTTGGTTTAGCCTATTTTGTCGGCATTAGATTGGAATTAAACTTTTTAGCTCCCTACACATCCCAAAGTATTAACGAATTTTGGCGACGTTGGCATATTACCCTTAGCACCTGGTTTCGGGATTATGTGTTTTTACCCCTGATGGGTTCCAATAAAAATTGGGCGCCTTTTTATCTATTTATCACCTTTACTCTTTCAGGTTTCTGGCACGGTGCAGCTTGGAATTTTATCTTTTGGGGTGCTTACCACGGAGCATTATTATTATTACTGCGTTATCTAGGCCGACCTTTCTATGCTTTCGTCGGGAAATACGTTTCTCAGCCGCAAATTGTCTCCTGGGCCTTAACGCAATTGGCTGTCATTTTTGGCTGTCTCTTTTTCATGGAGATTAACACCAGAAGATTAATCGGCAAAATGCTGGTTATTGCCAATCCTTTCAATTATTCCCTGGCTAATATCGGGGAAATTTTTAGTTCCTATAGTCTTAATCAAGGAGCAGTTTTAAGCGTCGCTTTAGTTCTTGGTATCATTGTTTTAATCCTCGAACATCTGGCTATTGCCCAGAAAAAGTTTGAATATGAACTATTGTTATCCCCTTGGCTGTCTAAAATATTGCTAGGTTTAACTATTCTCCTCGCTTCCACTAATACCGGTGACTTTATTTACTTTGAATTCTGA
- a CDS encoding FkbM family methyltransferase, with protein MLYQKLLDAHKRYRQFKTYPHIADQYWSSQLAEHNISPNYVEYDAKSGQLFYKPLGVSLSKNKQDFLLGSKVFNKANALKSLADCKFYIDEQQELIIEIDGVKLIIETGQDLDIAHEIFLLGVYNFLYDQPCVAIDIGMNTGFASLFFANRANVKAVYSYEPFKATYDQALRNFALNPNLAEKIKAFDYGVGARDEIIQVEYDYTVKGSVGISGIDNQLKPFASKQPATADLILKPFTDVFKGITSDYPDSDIVAKIDCEGSEYEILDSLAATGQLGQIKIIMMEWHKKGPDALVKHLQDFGFIIFSRMPRSKNVGTLYAIKP; from the coding sequence ATGCTTTATCAAAAACTGTTAGATGCACATAAACGCTATCGACAATTTAAGACTTACCCCCATATTGCCGATCAATATTGGTCTAGTCAATTGGCAGAGCATAATATTAGTCCTAATTATGTGGAATATGATGCTAAATCTGGTCAACTTTTCTATAAACCTTTAGGTGTCAGTTTAAGCAAAAATAAGCAAGATTTCCTCTTGGGTAGTAAAGTTTTTAACAAAGCTAACGCCTTAAAGTCTCTGGCTGATTGTAAATTTTACATCGATGAGCAACAGGAATTAATTATCGAGATCGATGGAGTTAAGTTAATTATCGAGACGGGACAGGATTTAGATATCGCTCATGAAATTTTCCTTTTAGGTGTCTATAATTTCCTCTATGATCAGCCCTGTGTAGCGATCGATATTGGTATGAATACTGGTTTTGCTAGTCTCTTTTTTGCCAATCGAGCTAATGTGAAAGCTGTCTATAGTTACGAACCTTTTAAGGCTACCTACGACCAAGCTTTAAGAAATTTTGCCCTCAATCCTAATCTAGCGGAGAAGATTAAAGCTTTTGATTATGGAGTCGGCGCTCGTGATGAAATTATTCAAGTAGAGTACGATTACACCGTGAAAGGTAGTGTTGGTATTTCTGGTATTGACAACCAATTAAAACCTTTTGCCTCGAAACAACCCGCTACAGCCGATTTAATTCTTAAACCTTTCACCGATGTGTTCAAAGGTATTACCTCTGATTATCCCGATAGCGATATTGTTGCCAAGATTGATTGTGAAGGTTCCGAATACGAAATCCTCGATTCTTTAGCGGCAACTGGTCAATTAGGACAGATTAAAATTATCATGATGGAATGGCATAAAAAGGGTCCCGATGCTTTAGTTAAGCATCTGCAAGACTTCGGTTTTATCATCTTCTCCCGGATGCCTCGCAGTAAAAATGTCGGCACTTTGTACGCAATTAAACCCTAA
- a CDS encoding DUF4089 domain-containing protein — protein MNNPEEYIIIMAKILDLTIPDRYLNSVVENWQRLQEIASLVTEFPLEDDGESALSFEP, from the coding sequence ATGAATAACCCGGAAGAATATATTATAATCATGGCGAAAATCCTTGATTTAACCATTCCCGATCGCTATTTAAATTCTGTGGTTGAAAACTGGCAACGCTTGCAAGAAATCGCCAGTTTAGTGACAGAATTTCCCTTAGAGGATGACGGGGAAAGCGCCCTCAGCTTTGAACCATGA
- a CDS encoding AtzE family amidohydrolase: MTISVSNLARSIQNRQTRALEVISQTLAVIEAKNRHLNCFTDILHPRALAQAQKIDQAIANGESVGVLAGVPFAVKNLFDIEGIVTLAGSKINRDNPPARQDASAIQTLEAAGAVLVGATNMDEYAYGFVTENAHYGATPNPRDPSRISGGSSGGSAAAVAANLVPLALGSDTNGSVRVPAACCGVVGLKPTFGRVSRQGLFLFVSSLDHLGFFSGNVADMAAIWSLFAKNNLKAPFNGLEGVKIALADDYFQQGAEPEVIEAVTAIAERLGVTKKITIPETARARAAAYIITAAEGANWHLPRLQARLEDFDPATRDRFLAGALIPSSWYLQAQRFRRWYRDRLREIFTEVDIILTPTIPCIAPPLGVEKMIIDGQELLIRPNLGRFTQPFSFIGLPALSLPIKRPSQLPLGLQIIAAPDREDLILSVARVLEEMLA; encoded by the coding sequence ATGACTATTTCTGTGAGCAATTTAGCTCGATCGATCCAAAATCGTCAAACTAGAGCCTTAGAAGTTATTAGCCAGACTTTGGCGGTGATAGAGGCGAAAAATCGCCATTTAAATTGTTTTACCGACATTTTACACCCTAGGGCGCTCGCTCAAGCCCAAAAAATCGATCAAGCGATCGCTAATGGGGAATCCGTCGGTGTCTTAGCAGGAGTCCCCTTCGCCGTCAAAAATCTCTTTGATATCGAGGGTATTGTCACTTTAGCCGGTTCCAAAATCAATCGGGATAATCCCCCAGCAAGACAGGATGCGAGCGCTATTCAAACCCTAGAAGCGGCCGGGGCAGTTTTGGTGGGGGCGACCAATATGGATGAGTACGCCTACGGTTTTGTCACCGAAAATGCCCATTATGGGGCCACTCCCAACCCCCGCGATCCTAGTCGCATATCGGGGGGATCCTCCGGCGGTTCCGCCGCTGCCGTTGCCGCTAATTTAGTGCCTCTCGCCCTCGGTTCTGATACTAATGGTTCGGTGAGGGTTCCCGCCGCTTGCTGTGGCGTGGTGGGGCTAAAACCCACCTTTGGGCGCGTATCCCGTCAGGGACTATTTTTGTTCGTTAGTAGTTTGGATCATCTGGGATTTTTTAGCGGCAATGTGGCGGATATGGCGGCTATTTGGAGTCTTTTTGCCAAAAATAACCTTAAAGCCCCTTTTAATGGCTTAGAGGGCGTAAAAATAGCCCTTGCCGACGATTATTTTCAGCAGGGAGCCGAACCAGAAGTAATCGAGGCGGTGACAGCGATCGCCGAACGTTTAGGAGTGACCAAAAAAATCACCATTCCCGAAACCGCCCGCGCCAGGGCAGCCGCCTATATAATTACCGCTGCAGAAGGAGCAAATTGGCATTTACCGCGTTTACAGGCCAGATTAGAGGATTTTGACCCCGCAACCCGGGATCGCTTCTTGGCAGGGGCATTAATTCCCTCTAGCTGGTATTTACAGGCTCAACGTTTTCGCCGTTGGTATCGCGATCGTCTGCGAGAGATTTTCACCGAAGTCGATATTATTCTCACCCCGACGATTCCCTGTATTGCGCCGCCGTTAGGAGTAGAAAAAATGATTATTGACGGGCAAGAGCTATTAATTAGACCTAATTTAGGTAGATTCACCCAACCTTTTTCTTTTATCGGTTTACCTGCCCTTTCTTTGCCGATTAAACGTCCATCCCAACTACCTTTAGGTTTGCAAATCATCGCTGCCCCCGATCGCGAAGACTTAATCCTAAGCGTAGCCAGGGTTTTAGAGGAAATGCTTGCCTAA
- a CDS encoding glycosyltransferase, with the protein MSQATPSLQSNLKQWLRASAPSLFKIKQRLSTRRWPKKSIVIYTEKYRPMLPAEIWQRGASGTQASVAFLAQEWTKCGYKVTIFGNCEGMEGEQDGIRYVNYYHMNWQDHFETLVISRHPTYCRPGTKAERIFFDWQDIKVPAASYTPEILARYDKIFCKSQYQRDLLDFCADHQCPIVPNGIDTSLLAVSETVPESDYLPYRLVYASRYYRGLESMLKYGWPIIKAEIPETELHLYYGFTKRDGIGDRRQWRDNLIALIKASAGVVDRGMIGYRQLIEEKARSAIHYYGCTYREIDCISVRESAVVGSLPVVTDFAVFREKDYCVKVPGEVTDPATQEAIAWKIVELLKNPQLLAQERERCRQIALTDTWERSAAAWLDVIEADS; encoded by the coding sequence GTGTCACAAGCTACTCCATCCCTACAATCTAATCTCAAACAATGGCTACGAGCCAGCGCACCTTCCCTATTTAAAATTAAACAGCGTTTGAGTACCCGTCGTTGGCCGAAAAAATCGATCGTTATTTACACAGAAAAATATCGTCCCATGCTTCCGGCGGAAATTTGGCAACGGGGGGCCAGTGGCACCCAGGCATCGGTGGCTTTTTTAGCGCAAGAATGGACGAAATGCGGCTATAAAGTGACGATTTTTGGCAATTGTGAGGGTATGGAAGGGGAACAGGACGGTATTCGCTATGTTAATTATTACCACATGAATTGGCAAGATCACTTTGAGACATTGGTGATCTCTCGTCATCCCACCTATTGCCGTCCTGGTACCAAGGCAGAACGAATTTTTTTTGATTGGCAAGATATTAAAGTGCCGGCAGCCTCCTATACCCCCGAAATTTTGGCTAGATATGACAAAATTTTCTGTAAAAGCCAATATCAACGGGATTTACTGGATTTCTGTGCCGATCATCAATGTCCGATTGTTCCTAATGGTATCGATACTTCCCTTTTGGCTGTAAGTGAGACAGTGCCGGAAAGTGACTATCTTCCCTATCGTCTAGTCTATGCCTCTCGTTATTATCGCGGCCTAGAGTCGATGTTAAAGTATGGCTGGCCGATTATCAAGGCGGAAATCCCAGAGACAGAATTACACCTCTACTATGGTTTTACTAAACGGGATGGCATTGGCGATCGCAGGCAATGGCGCGATAATTTAATCGCTTTGATTAAAGCTAGTGCGGGGGTAGTTGATCGCGGAATGATCGGTTATCGTCAACTAATCGAGGAAAAAGCGCGCTCTGCTATTCATTACTACGGTTGCACCTATCGTGAGATCGATTGTATTTCCGTGCGCGAGTCGGCAGTGGTGGGCTCTCTGCCAGTGGTGACGGATTTTGCCGTTTTTCGAGAAAAAGACTACTGTGTGAAAGTACCGGGGGAAGTAACCGATCCGGCTACTCAGGAAGCTATAGCCTGGAAAATTGTCGAATTACTGAAAAATCCCCAGCTTTTAGCCCAAGAGCGCGAAAGATGTCGTCAAATTGCCCTAACTGACACCTGGGAGCGATCAGCCGCCGCTTGGTTAGATGTGATTGAAGCGGATTCTTAG
- a CDS encoding glycosyltransferase, with amino-acid sequence MKIVIPIVFYRKGGVERVIISLIPSLLEYVEQIIIVLPRNDIEYFKSLMPDSDKIIYENFDFYTQSFETKLIYFYGLLANFYKTLRLTSIHRLFSRRIELLRIETRINQIIKRYQADHCLYGMTNRISPPNVKVTLSGIIYDVFWQFAPLTYSESYQEPYNEVLKEWLDRADLLFTISQKTKDDVLKVFPNATYASKLKAVPLAGLIEQSNPKSDLVKSELVNFYFPSSFGIYKDHLTLLKAAIKLAKQGLKFQIVFIGKETDNLVSGNLQLSQQSKTQEYQDYLAECTQLYQENKEIFESHIKGLGYQDYETLQFYYQTCSCVVFPSKYEGFGLAIAEAILQGIPVIASDLEVFQEQVELYNCPERVQFYPRGDADSLANCLEQFILNPIPRLLPEDIPNKINLWTWEDVAKKYVELLKENAGY; translated from the coding sequence ATGAAAATTGTCATCCCGATCGTGTTTTATCGCAAAGGAGGAGTAGAAAGAGTCATTATCTCTTTAATACCTAGCTTATTAGAATACGTCGAACAAATTATTATCGTACTTCCCCGTAATGATATTGAATATTTTAAGTCTTTAATGCCCGATTCCGATAAAATTATCTACGAAAATTTTGATTTTTATACTCAGAGTTTTGAGACGAAACTAATCTATTTTTATGGTCTTCTTGCGAATTTTTATAAAACCCTAAGACTGACTTCTATTCATCGTCTTTTCTCTCGTAGAATTGAACTTTTACGCATCGAGACAAGAATTAATCAGATTATCAAGCGTTACCAAGCTGATCATTGTTTGTATGGGATGACTAATCGGATTTCTCCTCCTAATGTCAAGGTTACTTTAAGTGGCATTATTTATGATGTCTTTTGGCAATTTGCTCCCTTAACCTACTCAGAATCCTATCAAGAACCCTACAATGAAGTCTTAAAAGAATGGTTAGATCGGGCCGATCTACTCTTCACAATTTCCCAAAAAACTAAAGACGATGTTTTAAAAGTTTTTCCCAATGCTACCTATGCTAGTAAGTTAAAAGCTGTACCCTTAGCAGGACTTATCGAGCAGTCTAATCCCAAGAGTGATTTAGTCAAAAGTGAGCTAGTTAATTTTTATTTTCCCTCCTCCTTTGGTATCTACAAAGATCATCTGACTTTGCTCAAAGCAGCCATTAAACTAGCGAAACAAGGTTTAAAATTTCAAATAGTTTTTATCGGTAAAGAAACCGATAATCTAGTTAGTGGAAATCTGCAATTATCTCAACAATCCAAAACCCAAGAATACCAAGACTATCTCGCCGAATGTACCCAACTTTATCAGGAAAATAAAGAAATTTTCGAGAGTCATATCAAGGGATTAGGTTATCAAGACTATGAAACCTTACAATTTTATTATCAAACCTGTTCCTGTGTGGTATTTCCCTCAAAATACGAAGGTTTTGGATTGGCAATAGCGGAAGCAATTTTACAAGGTATTCCCGTTATCGCTTCCGATTTAGAAGTGTTTCAAGAACAGGTAGAATTATATAATTGTCCCGAAAGAGTGCAATTCTATCCTAGGGGAGATGCGGACAGTTTAGCCAACTGTTTAGAACAATTTATCCTCAATCCAATTCCTCGCTTGTTACCCGAAGATATTCCCAATAAAATTAATCTCTGGACTTGGGAAGATGTGGCGAAAAAATATGTAGAACTACTGAAAGAAAATGCAGGTTACTGA
- a CDS encoding MOSC domain-containing protein, producing MQVTDLYIYPIKSCRGIQLSQAEVTPKGLLWDREMMLVDGKGKFITQREYPQLATVSVTITEDNFSLKTSQYSLTFQPNFTGEKRAVQIWESQTIAIDQGNEIAEWFEKILDIPCRLLRQSPDYPRPANPRYAGNDHTPVSFADGYPILLTNTASLADLNQRLVAPVPMNRFRPNIVISSDRAFSESSWQKITIGEINYVLVKPCSRCIITTTDQETGRRNSQMEPLKTLSTFRSFPGGIMFGENVIPEKTGTIKVGDPITVI from the coding sequence ATGCAGGTTACTGATCTTTATATCTACCCGATTAAATCCTGTCGAGGTATTCAATTATCCCAAGCTGAAGTGACTCCTAAAGGTTTACTCTGGGATCGGGAAATGATGTTAGTGGATGGCAAGGGTAAATTTATCACCCAAAGAGAATATCCGCAATTAGCCACCGTTTCTGTCACCATAACAGAGGATAACTTTTCTCTGAAAACATCTCAATATTCCCTGACTTTCCAGCCTAATTTCACAGGAGAAAAAAGAGCGGTTCAAATCTGGGAATCTCAAACCATAGCCATCGATCAAGGGAATGAAATTGCCGAATGGTTTGAGAAAATTCTGGACATTCCCTGTCGTTTATTGCGACAATCTCCCGATTATCCACGTCCCGCGAATCCTCGCTATGCAGGGAATGATCATACTCCCGTCAGCTTTGCCGATGGTTATCCAATTTTATTGACTAATACTGCTTCTTTAGCGGACTTAAATCAGCGTTTAGTCGCACCAGTGCCGATGAATCGTTTTCGGCCTAATATTGTTATTAGTAGCGATCGAGCTTTTAGCGAAAGTAGTTGGCAAAAGATCACAATTGGAGAGATAAATTATGTTCTGGTTAAACCCTGTAGTCGCTGTATTATCACCACCACCGATCAAGAAACAGGTAGGAGAAATTCCCAGATGGAACCCCTAAAAACCTTAAGCACTTTTCGCAGTTTCCCCGGGGGCATCATGTTCGGAGAAAATGTCATCCCAGAAAAGACAGGTACAATTAAAGTCGGCGATCCTATTACCGTAATCTAG
- a CDS encoding Mrp/NBP35 family ATP-binding protein has protein sequence MPLDTASILEVLRPVQDPELQKSLVELNMIRNVAIDGGKVSFTLVLTTPACPLREFIVEDCQKAVKQLPGVESVAVAVTAETPQQKALPDRQGVEGVKNIIAVSSGKGGVGKSTVAVNIAVALAHLGAKVGLLDADIYGPNAPTMLGLNDAQVTVQGANGEILEPAFNHGIKMVSMGFLINPDQPVIWRGPMLNGIIRQFLYQVNWGNLDYLIVDMPPGTGDAQLTLIQSVPLAGAVIVTTPQTVSLIDARRGLKMFQQLGARVLGIVENMSYFIPPDQPDRSYDLFGSGGGEKTSQELGIPLLGCVPLEISLREGGDTGVPVVLGQPESASAKALIAIARQVAAKVSVAAYS, from the coding sequence ATGCCCCTTGATACCGCATCGATTTTAGAAGTATTACGTCCCGTTCAAGATCCAGAACTGCAAAAAAGCTTAGTGGAATTGAACATGATCCGCAATGTGGCGATCGATGGCGGAAAAGTTAGCTTTACCCTAGTTTTGACCACTCCTGCCTGTCCTTTACGCGAATTTATCGTGGAAGACTGCCAAAAAGCCGTTAAACAGCTGCCCGGGGTGGAAAGTGTCGCTGTGGCAGTAACTGCCGAAACCCCGCAACAAAAAGCTTTACCCGATCGCCAAGGTGTGGAGGGGGTTAAAAATATTATCGCTGTTTCCAGTGGTAAGGGCGGTGTGGGAAAAAGTACCGTGGCTGTCAATATCGCCGTCGCCTTGGCTCATTTAGGGGCAAAAGTGGGGCTATTAGACGCGGACATCTACGGCCCCAACGCCCCGACAATGTTGGGCTTAAATGACGCACAAGTGACCGTACAGGGCGCAAATGGCGAGATATTGGAACCCGCTTTCAACCATGGCATCAAAATGGTTTCCATGGGCTTTTTAATTAACCCCGATCAACCGGTAATCTGGCGCGGTCCGATGTTAAACGGCATTATCCGTCAGTTTCTCTATCAAGTCAACTGGGGCAATTTAGACTATTTAATCGTCGATATGCCTCCCGGTACCGGGGATGCACAATTAACTTTAATTCAATCGGTCCCCCTCGCCGGTGCGGTGATTGTTACCACTCCCCAGACGGTTTCTTTAATTGATGCGCGCCGGGGTTTAAAAATGTTCCAACAGCTAGGGGCGCGGGTTTTGGGTATCGTGGAAAATATGAGTTATTTTATCCCCCCCGATCAGCCCGATCGCTCCTATGATCTATTTGGGTCCGGTGGTGGGGAAAAAACCTCGCAAGAATTGGGCATTCCTTTACTGGGATGTGTGCCTCTGGAAATATCCCTCCGGGAAGGTGGTGATACTGGTGTACCAGTAGTCTTGGGGCAACCAGAATCGGCCTCAGCTAAAGCCTTGATAGCGATCGCTCGTCAGGTGGCGGCGAAAGTATCCGTAGCAGCCTATAGTTAG